The Onychomys torridus unplaced genomic scaffold, mOncTor1.1, whole genome shotgun sequence genome includes the window TGGGTTTGGGGCAGGCCACAACGCAGCTCATTTCTCTAGCATATTATTTGACCCACTAGGAAGTATTATGAGGCAAATGCTGCACCCATTTCAAGACTGTTTTATACTAAGGGACCTGTTAGAGTGACACATTGATTATTTGAGCTGTAGCAGAGGTAACATGAACTTTATCAATTTTATGTTCTAACAACAGACATTTAAAGTGCCATTGCCTTTGTAAGCTCATTCAAACAAAACAATTCACCATTCAATTGCTTATCATGTATTATTgtcatattttagttttaaacATATTGTGGAATATGTAGTCCATATTCTTTAGGAAAACAGAGAGATAACTGAGTCAAGAAAAGAAGGATGTAAGGAAGGCCACAGACAACCATAAAAGGGACACATGTAGAGAGACATAGAGTGGGAGACACAGGGTAGTGACAGAAATGTCCACTGACAATGTTAGGAGTGACCCAGCATGGGCACACAGTCGAGGGATAACTGAGACATCCCCAACTGTAGGCCATACAACTAAGTTTTGAGTACGTGTGAGACCTATTTATGTTTGTCTTGCATGAATAGCCATTGCTAACTGTTTAGTGTACACACTTTCATAGTTTTCTTTGTGCACAGATGTATTATGCAAACCAATTTACATTCTTACAAAACCAAACTGACACTGTATCTGTGGTTCTGCaaactgttttctttattcagtttTACAGTGTACCATGAACATATTTTTCATGCACATGGGTGAAAATCCTGTACTAAAAGACAGAGAACACTGTAGTTGGGTCAAAAGGACAGTGATACCTAAAGCAGAGTTTCGGCTGAAGGTTAAAGCACAGGGCCTGGCAAGTATCTACCAGGGAAAGCAGAGCCAGCGGTGTTCTTTCTGATCTGAGAAATCAGAATCGAAGGCCAAAGGCATTAAAGGTATGGGATGTCATGTAGGCCCCTCTGGCCCCTGCCTCCGCCCCTCACTCCCCTGACTCCCCGCTGGCCCCTGGGGACTAGCGCATCCTGTGCATCTCTTGGCATCCAGTGAAAACCTCCcactttctgcctcttcctcagcTCTTCCTGCGCCCTTGTCATATCTGTACACTCTCTCATCATCTCCTCACTGCTTACATGCCTGTCCTGTAAGTCCTCCTGGGAGTTCTTGGGAGAATCGTCTGTCCCCCTGTCTGTTTTTCGTTTTGCTTTCCGGGGCACGTAATCTTCAGCAGGGCGCTTTTCTGCGGCTCGCGCCTCGCTGGCTGGCTTGGCCTGGGAATCCTGCTTGCCCTCCCCTTGGCGCTTGCCCTCCCCTTCAGACTTGCCCTGCTTTTCTGACTTGCCCTCATCTTGTGGCTGTCCCTGCTCATCTGGCTTTGCCCCCTCCCCTAGCTTCCCCTGGCGTGCTGGCTTCCCTTTCTTGTCTGGCTTCTCTTCCCCGTCTGACTTTTCTTCATCTTCAGACTCTACTTCATCTTCCGGCTTTCCCTCCTTTTCCAGCTTCCCTTCGTTTTCACCGCGGAGTTCTTCCATGTCAAGATTTCCCTCCTTTTCCTGTCCTGAGGGTAAAGGTGGGGAAATGGGAAGCAAAGAAGAGATGTGAGAGCCTGAGACACCGGGCAGAATACAGGCTCATTAACACCTGTCTTTACATCTGGCCCTTTCGTGGGGTCCGCGTGGCTGTCCCAGCCCTCCAAGTGTGCTTCTGCCTGCACCCCTCCTCCACCCTTGAGACAGCTATGCTGTGACAGGTCCCGCCACCTTCTCCACCTACTGGGTGCTCCTTCAGCGCAGCAAGCTCTGTGGTGTGTTGCATGGGATAGCTTGGGAGGGGACTGGCGGTGGGGTCCCAAATCCTGCCCGTGCCTCTGCCCACGTTGCCACTATCCACTGACCTGCAGGGATCCTGGGCAGGTCGATCCTCCTTTTCAGATGTCACAACGCGCTGGGAACAACAGAGGTGCAGACCTACAGACAGGACACAGGGGCAGGGGCTGCGTGGTCAGTGGATGCACAGGGACTGGGAACCTGTCCTGCGGCCATGCTCATCACCCAACCTTTTTCTccgtcacccccccccccgccccgtatACCCCAGCCGCCATTTCTTTTCAGGCCTTGGGCATCACATCGGGATGCTCCCCAAACTCAGTTTTACTCTGTGCTCTCCCCTCCGACGCTGGAGGcagcctgccccaccccccaccatctCTTTGGTCCGGGTCAGTTTGTCTTCATAGCCTGGAGTGCGAGCGGATCACTTCGGAACATCTGCGTCTCCCCGTCGCACTGCGGGCCCCCTCATCCCCCCTCCCCGCTCTAAAACGGATCAGGAGTGGGGTGAGGGAAGAGAGCCTGCTGCGgggtcctccttcctcccttttcccgCCCCGCCTGCCTGTCCCCTCCTCACCAATCTCCCTgattccttccccctcccctcccgcTACTGCTGGTTCTAGCTGCCACCCTCACCACCCTTGTCAGCCTTTGCTGGCAGAGCCAGCCTTGCCGTACTGACCTGAGGAAACCCGCGACAGGCCTGTGCGCCTTCTCGGGGCTCACAGTAACCAGGACAGCTCAAGGAAATGGTGCTGCGTGAATGCGGGTGCTGGGTACAGGTAGCCGCAGCAGGACTAGCTGGAGCGGGGGCTGGTGCCCACGTGGGCACCAAGCCAGTCACGTGAGCAAAGCGTCACCCTAGCTAAATCCACCCCCCAATTgtcttcccacctcccatccctggAGGATCTGGGAAGCAATGCACATTTAGGGGGAgtgtggagaaaggagagaagtttTTCCATTCTCTCATACACAGTCACTGAGGCACAGCTTGCAAATGCAAAGTTCCTACACGGGGTCCTCCTTTTCACCTTGATCCTGCACCGCAGGAAAGGAGGGGACGGGTCTTGACTCCAAGTGCTTTACCTACCTGGCTGTCCCTCAGAGAATCCCTGTCAGACGCCCCGTTCTCACCAATTGTGACAGCTCAATTAGAGGGGGAAAGGGGCTTTGCCAAGAATGCTCAGCTCCTGAATCTCACTTCACAATACTTCTGCCTAACTACAGAGCCCGGGGCTGGGGCCCCGCCAATGTTTGATCTGTTTTTGTTaaggacagatgacagacagccaATACAACTAATACAAAAGCATTAAGATATGTTTAATGTAGAGCTCACATGCAACTTTACAAGCGTATTTGCTATCTCTTTGAGATTAACTCATTCACCAAACTTCTTAGACACATAATTAGTGTTTTTGCCATTAGGTTTGAGCAACACCCATGATTCaagtgatttttctcttctccatctaaAGAGATCATTATGCATGTTGGTATGCTAGGTGAAGTCTGAGAAGTTTCTTGGGCTGTGTTCATTTTTCcacagtctttatttttaaatctcctGGTCCTCAGATGGCTAATCCCAACTGACCTAGACCTTCAAGTTTACTAATTATTCTGACACCTCAGTTCCACTAttgtttctctgtcattttcattttAGCTATTGTATTCTTTTCTCCTGATGTGAAAGGAtctgataaatttaaaaaaatacattttatcttaCCAAATAGCCAAGACTTTTAACTATGTAGATAGTTCAATGTTGCTTATTTACTATGAAGCAATGAATCTTATAaaataactctttttttaaaaaaatcaaaatagagagactggagaggtggccgtgtaattaagagcacttgctgttcttccagaggacctgagttctcttCCTGGCACCTGTGCACAGGTCCTGTGGCAACAGaggttgccaggtggtggtggtggtggcatgcctttaatcccaccatttggaaaggagaggcaggaggatctttgtggatctctgtgagttcaagggcagcctggtctacagaatgagatccaggacaaccaagagtatacagagaaactctgtctcaaaaaaacaaccaaccaacccaagaaacaaacaaaaacaagttcttACAGAGGGCAAggtggtggaggcacacgcctttaatcccagcactagggaggcagaggcagacggatctctgtgagttcgaggccagcctggtctacagagcgagatccaggaaaggcacaaagctatacagagaaaccctgtctcgaaaaacaaaacaaaacaaaaatctcacagaGGTCTGGTGAGAGTGTGAGCTCCTCCTCCAACACTTTGGGTGCTCAGATCAGTCTGTTTCCACTCTCTCATACACAGTCATTGAGGCACAGCTTGCAAATGCAAAGTTCCTTCATggggtcctcctttttaccttGATCCTGCACCCTAAGGTTAGGCATAGAGAGTAtttcttttgaagatttattgttttatttaactgtatgcatgtgtttctgtgagtACATTCCACATGGATGGATAcctacagatgccagaagagtgcatcagatccctggaactggacttacaagGATCTGTGAGCCACAGGACCTCTGCACAGGTGCCAGGaagagaactcaggtcctctggaagaacagcaagtgctctgaattacacagccacctctccagtctctctatttttttaaagagttattttataAGATTCATTGTTTCATAGTAAATAAGCAACATTGAACTATCTACATAGTTAGAAGTCTTGGCTATTTGGtaagataaaatgtatttttttatttattctttgtatataACCAATGTGTTTGGATCACATgcacccctccctcttccctaccAGACTTCCACTACCTTCCCCTCttctctattttttaatataGCACACTGAGACAAATTCATGCTCCCCATATACACATGGATATGGAATGATCTACTGAGCCATGGACAACCTATCAGGGCCCACACCCTGAGGATAAcatattctttctctccaggCAGCAATCAACTGCCAATATCTCCTCAGCTAATGGGACCTCATGAGCTTTTCCATCACCCATGCACCcgtcatcctcctcctctggttTTTATGatgtttctgctccctcttctgagcttgcccctgagccttggggagggtgggagggtgaTAAGATATCCCATATAGGGTTGAGCAACTTAGTTACTTGTTGTCTGTACTTTGTGTCTCTGTATTAGCTTCTGCTCATGACACAAAGGAGTTTTCCTGATGGGTGATGAGAGCTGCACTCAGATATTTATAAGGATgggtatttagaaggcagcttgatATTATGTCCATTTGGCAAACTATTAGCATCAGTACTAGGTTCTCTCCTAGGACCTAGGGCATCCCCAGCCAGAGTCCTTGGCCACTTTCATTCCATCATTGtgccagtgggcatatcttgggTTGGTTGTTATAGATTTCAGAGTTCACAGCTGAGTAAATCTACTGATGACTTTCCCTCATCAGCTTGCCTAATTCTTTCTCGTATTGCCATGAACACACCCAATCTCatcttttcctatttttcatACCTCCTCCATTTAAATAAACCCTGATCCATTTTCTTATCTCCAACCATCATCCACTCCTCTCCTCATTTAAACATTTCCACCCCTAATATGCCTCCTCTGAGCCTTCATTTTACCTAGGCTCCAAAATCCAACCCCCCCTCTTAAGACAACTCCCCTCCCCCTGTGTGACTTTTCTAGCTTCCTGGCTTCCACAAGTActcatgttgaaaaaaaaaagttgaggctGGGATCTGCACATGAAAGACAGCACAGACAGAGTGCAGTATTTGTCTGACTGGGCCTGAGTTACcccactcagcatgatttttccagttccatacatttgcctgaaattttcatttttgttttagaaaatttttaagtgtttgaaaatttcatacatgagtacacTGTATTTACATTacttctatctctctctccccctttccagTTCCTCCCTACTACCCACTACTGATTTTTGGGTTTAGGACCTCTTCTTGTACAATTAATTATTATTGTcttgcacatgtgtacacacttcacacacacacacacacacaccctactgagTCCATCTAGTGTCGCTCTTATATACATGAGTTTAGAGCTGACTACCTACCTGAGATTAgcgctcatccctggagaaaccaattctcccccacccccagcagccaTTGACTacctgtagctctttatctagTAGTGGGCTTTGTGAAATTTCTCTCATCCATATTGGTGTGTCAGCTGGTattgtcattatgcaggtcttgtttaaaTCACTTAAACTCTTAATATTCATGAATGCAGCATCTCTGTCATGTTTAGAAGATACTTACTGTCTCATAGTAGGTATCTTGGTCCTCTGGTTCAGAGAATCTTTTCACCCCTTCTTCTGCGATATAACCTGAGCCTTAGATGTgagagttgtgttgtagatggaCAAACTGGAGCTATGAGATCCACAGTcacttattttctgcattttgaccagctgtGGATCTTTGTAATAGTTTCTACCTGATGCAAAAAAGAAGCCTAAAAACTAGGGGTAagagctatacttatctgtgggtataagaataagTGTTTAAGTCGGgctgtagtggcacacgcctttaatcccagcacttgggaggcagagccaggtggatctctgtgagtttgaggccagcctggattaccaagtgagttccaggaaaggcgcaaagctacacagagaaaccctgtctcaaaaaaacaaaaacaaacaaacaaaaaaaacaaaaaagaataagagtTTAGAATACAAATGGGAAATGTATTGATTTAGGAAAACGATAGCAGTAGTTTTTCCTCTAGGATCTATGACCTCTCCAGCAAGGTAGTTGGCTATGCTTACAGTACCATGGCAGGTTTATAGTCCAATAAGACAACTGTTGGTTACCCCCAAGATCTAAGTGCTACTGTTGTACCATCGAAACATTTTAAATAGCTGGTCAttcttgtgatttcattttttaaaaaaatatgaagtcAACTTtatattaagtttttaaaattaattttaattttgccaTCATACCTACCAATATATTCACTgattatgtttcctttttttggtaAAAAAAATTGGATCCCCATTTTGTCTCTGCTTGGGTATCAGAAGATATATCTATGCCAAGATTCTCtctgttaatattttttgttttctttttcttactttcctAAAAAAATGTTATCTAGAATAGGAAAATTCATACTGACAGAAAGAAAGGTGACCACAGGCtataggaaggaagaaatgaatggaaaCTTGATTCAGTTTTGAAAGGATGAAATATTTTGGACATAACTATAGGTATAATTTTGCAACATTGTGAATGCACTTGATGCTTCTGAAGTGTATGACTAAGATgtaaattttgaattatttatgcTTTCCACAATTAAAATATCCCACAATTAACCACTTATGCAGTACATCATAGTGTTGTGTAAGTACTCCactctagttaaaaaaaatattgccaTTGCTCTAAAGTAAAATTGTAGCACAAACTCCTGAATCACAAAGCATTTCCTAGGTATCACCCTTTCAGGTCTCCAAAATCATCCATCTGTCTTTGATCTGGTACTACAGTCCATTGATGCTGCCATAATAAAATAGCACATACTGGTGGCTTAAATGACAGAAATTGATTCTTCATGGCTCTGCAAACTCAAAGTCCAAGATCAAAGTGCTAGCAATAGTAGCTTAGGTTTTTATCTTCAAAATTGATGATAGATGCTTCCCACAACCCCATTTTCTGAGACCTGGTCTCATGATGTAGTCCTAGCTAGCCTGAACTTACAGAGCTCTATATGGCTCtccctctgaagtgctgggattaaaggtgcacatcACCATGCCAAGCAATAAATGCCTTCTTATTGTGTCATCACATGATTTTATTCTCTGTGTGACGACACTCATATTTCTTCCTCTGTAAGTTCTACATACTTGCGGCATTCAATGTGATGTTTAGGTATATGTATGTACTGTGGAAAAAGCTAACTCAAACTATAGACTACCTCTATTAActcatataataattatttttagggAGAAACATCTAAAGCCTACACATTCAGGATTTTTCAACTATAAAATGTTAATTCCAGTTATAAAAAACTTTCAGTCTATTTTGCTGACTATAATATTAtactaaaatgaataaattatttcctatatcaatattatttttctatgaatttcttttaaatagtttttataGTATCATGCCttgtatttaaacatttaatcAACTTTGAAATGAATTTTGTACATGATGTTTGATAAGGTTCTGTTTTCATCGTTCTACATTTGGTCACCCACCATTTCCAGCATCATGTTCAAGAAACAATTCCTTCCCCTTTGACACCTTTGTCAAAAACAACTAACCATAAATTTGTGAAATTATTTATGAGATTTCAGTTCTCTTTTACTAGTCTGTATCTCCTTTGGGGTCAATACCTCATTCTGTTGATTATAATAACTTTTATAGCCTTTGAAATTAGGTAATGTGAtcatgctgggttttttttcttcttgaagaaAATCACACGTTTGAAGTCTCGTCTTTCTTTATGGATTTTAAgactttttattataattttgtgaAACATCATTGGTATTTTAGTAGAGATTGCTTGGAACCTATTTTTGAATGTGGAATTATATGAATTAATTCTTCCAGCTCAAGAATGCATGGCATCTGTCTATTTCATCTTCTTTAGCTTCATTCATCAACATTTTGCACTTCAGTACATAGATCTTCCACccactttaaaaatttattcctaGTTATTTAATTGTTTGTTGATATTGTAAATATGATAATCTCATTAATTTCTTTCCTATATAGTTTGCCAAGTATTTAATTAATACTAGAGGAAGACCAAAAATTACTGTAGCTTAGAATCTTCTCATAACTGTCTCCTTGGAGAAACACCAATTTGAATAGCTGTGCATGCACATTACCTTTAGCTACTGAATATAGGTGGAAGATCATAGTGTCATGTTTTatgatatttactttttaaagttagaTTGAAATGATAGGAAAAGTAGAATCGCTTAAGTCAAATTTTGTCACTTTCTAAGCAAAGCAGCATAATGAATTCAATAAACTTCTCTtttcagggagagaaagaaaaacaagcctAGGCCTCAGACTTGGAACCCAGTATGAGTCCTGACACAATGAAACCCACAGTTAGGCAGAACATCATGGCTTCCCCCATCAGAGCAGTGTTTGTGGATTGAGCTCCAGACCTGTGTTAGCATGACAGTCAAGAATCTAACTCTAGCACTCCATTCCCAATAGCAGGCAGTACACTAGAGAAAACTTGAATGTGTTGCGAAGTTAGACAGAGAAGTAAGCACAAGACTTTGCCTTGGCTCTTAATGCTGAATTAATGAACCCCTCACCAGGAAAATGCCCAAAGTCCCTTACCTAGCTTAACACCCATAAGCAGACCACCAGGACCCATTACAGTGCCATATGGAGACCTGTGGTCCTAGTACAAAGAATTATATTCCATCAAACATCATTTCCCACTGTACAAAGCTATCTCATGCCACAAGTGCATCATAGAAGCACAAAGATAATTGCAACATGCATTATTAATCTGGCCTCTTCCCTGTAGGTTTTTGATGGGATTCAGTGTTGCAAGCATTGATAGCCATAGTACAGCGTACAAGCCAACTCTAACACCCCCACAACCCAAGAGACAATATGGCAGAAGTCACCATCTACATGAAGAAAGAAGCGGCAAAATATGTCCTAAACCATTGCTTAGAAACAGTGATATTTCCTCCATTATGAAGTTGCCAGACAGAATGCTGTACCTTAGGTCAGTGGTCATGAATAAGATATTGAGGCTCACCACAGCTCCAGACGGAGGTTACCAGATGTTCCTGAATAACGCATCAACTACAAAATTGTGTCAAATTTaggcttcagttcctgactccagtttcctgtcttgagttcttgccctgatttttctcagtgatggactgtgacctgagagttgaagattgaaataaacccttcctgctCCAAATTACTTTTAATCATGATGTTTTATAACAAAATAGAAGCCAGCTAagatataaagtaaataaataaaatataaaaaaacatcTTAAACTCAGAATGTGTGGAGAAGTAAATtgcaagttgcttttttttttttggattggtTGTTTTgtattcccctcccccatcctttatcttcatgggttctggggaagaATGGATtgtaaggattttatttttagtactttctttttccctttattttcatGACCAATATCACTATCATTTCAAAATAACTTTTCTATGATCTAAAGATATTTTTGTCAGCCTAATGCTAATcttcaaacaaaaaattataatgaGGACATTCAAATGCTAATCAATTAATCAAACATATTACCAGAGAAATCATTTCACTTTGAGAGAAGATTATAGGGGGAGAAGTCCCAGATaaacaaccaacaataacaaaatgtcAGTACTAAGACCTTAACTAGCTATAATTAACATAAATGTAAGTAGATAaaattattcaacaaaattaGTAAAAGctaatatattaaaacaaaaaagacattaaaacaaCCTGTCTTTAGGGAACTTATGTCACCTCTAACAGTTAAGGAATTGATGAAATTCACATAAATTGaatcataaataaaaaagtaGTAATCATACTTATATGAAATGGGTTTAATTGACTAGTTTTAACGTAAACTTTTAGTTGTTTGGATTTAATTTTTACCCTGAAATGCATTCTGTATTTGGAAAATTGCAAACTTGCTACTTTGAGGTTGCATAAAAGGGTGCAGCCTCTACCTAGCTGATGCAGCTTATTCTCTGCAAGAAATATTTAACTAATGTCACCATGAATATATGGACTTACACATCACCAACTATGCACATGTATTAAAGGCCAGGTTGCTAGGGGCATAAATGAGGaaataataattacatttttttcttctggtgaATCTAATTTCTAGTCCTACAATGACAATAGTGTAAAGCACAATGAAAGGTCTTCCTCATCAACTGCCTCTGTGCTgtttggttttatgtcaactgtacacaagctagaattatttgGGAAAGGGGAaccccaattaagaaaatgccccacaacaTTAGCTTGTGGGCAACCCTGTAGAGCACTTTCTTGAGTAATGACAGGTGTGAGAGATCCCAGCTCACTGAGGGTGGTGCCACATTGCTTGGTGGTCTTGGATGATattagaaagcaagctgagcaagccagtaagaagcgatcctccgtggcctctgcatcagtctcCACCTTGAGGTTCCTGCTTTAAGTTCCTCTCCTCACTTCCTTGGGTGATGAGAACTACAAgccataagatgaaataaatcatttcttcctctccaagctgctttttgTTGTgggattttatcacagtgatagaaatctTACCTAAGACAAAACTACAACAGTCATCTCAATTTTACTATCTTCCAACGTTCTCCTGGACTGGAAATATACAATTGCCTGGTAGTTCAATATTAATACTCATTTCGTATCACactcttttcaaattttattttgtgtgtggggttTTCTTTACATCACATGCACGCAGtacctacagaagccagaggagggtactagatcccctgaaaccagagttacagaAAATTGTGACAGAAAACCTGTGAAAAACAGAGGATGGGGGGCAGTGCTTTGAAATCTTGTCTTCTGGATGTGACATCGTTATCACACTCAAGAACTCACAGAAGCTGCGGTTATCTACACAAGACCCAAGCAAGAGCAAGCTAGCAAAAATTCTGCCATGGATCGGCTAGATGGGAGCTTCTGGGGGacagaaaaatattctcttttcAGGATGTGGCCACTGATAGGGTTCTGATGTTCCAGCGGATGGTCCCACATCATAAACATACAGGCAATACTAATTCACTTAGTGgactataaaaataacaaaaaaaagaaaacgaatTTGGGGAGGGGGTCATGTTGGCCCAAGTTTAAGAGGAGTGAGAGAGGGGAACTAGGCAGTGAATGTGACCATATAAGAAtatcaagaagaaagaaaaacattaaaaaaagctaaaacaatcaaaataaaaGTGCCAACAACTTCACCaaatagaacattttaatttgaatatataaatatgtattccatatacataatacataacaTGTAAGTATTTGTCCCTTTAAATGAGATACTATATCTATTACCTGATTTTAAGTATGATTACTAACTTTATAAACCACGTTAAATATCATGCCATGAAAGTTGCTGAAATGCCTTGCTGATGGAAGAACTTATAGACGATGTCAAAATTAAATTTCCAATCAGAAACTAGAACAGTAAAAGACTCCACACAAAAGCTGCACCAGGAATTGTACGTTGACAAAGAAGGAGTTTAGGATTATTAACCTAAAGTTTCAAGGCATAAGGCAAACACATCATGATAACTGTGAGGAGAGAGATTCTCTATAAAACATGCAGAATGCACCTAAAAGAAAGCTTGGTAACTTTTCTTCTCAGCTCTCTCATCTCCTTTTATGAACCTTTCTGTATCATCTGTTCCTCCATTTATCAGATCAATGTTATATGCGTTTTTCCACATCTACTCCAAAATCCTACCAGCCCTCTCTAGTATTAAACCCTGCACAGTTGGCCTTCATAACTTCTTAAATAGTAACTTTCATTATT containing:
- the LOC118575875 gene encoding transcription elongation factor A protein-like 3, translated to MEELRGENEGKLEKEGKPEDEVESEDEEKSDGEEKPDKKGKPARQGKLGEGAKPDEQGQPQDEGKSEKQGKSEGEGKRQGEGKQDSQAKPASEARAAEKRPAEDYVPRKAKRKTDRGTDDSPKNSQEDLQDRHVSSEEMMRECTDMTRAQEELRKRQKVGGFHWMPRDAQDALVPRGQRGVRGVRGGGRGQRGLHDIPYL